The Balaenoptera musculus isolate JJ_BM4_2016_0621 chromosome 5, mBalMus1.pri.v3, whole genome shotgun sequence region CAACagtatttatttgaatataaacCCTCGACTGACCAGAACTGCCTCGAGAGGCCCAGATGAAGAATTTTATATGTTCTGAATGGTTTGATGCAGTTATACCTGAGAATAGCTCTAATTCGGTCCCCAGTGAGCTCTTCTTGTGAATGCTAGTGGTAGACAATTACACTAAGAATGTGACCCAAAAAGATTTAGCAAGATGGTTTCTGAGAGGCACATGAAGCTGTAATGTGTCACTTTCCCACAGTAAGCGAATTTCCTGGACTCTGGAATGTGCATCACCTGACTGCCATGGCTAAAGAGGTGGAAGGTTTTTCCACACCTGCGTCATTGCCACCACAAAGCCCCTCCTGCCACTCACTGCACACCTACCAGGACAACTCAGTGGGTCTGCTTCCCACCCTGAAGGCTGTTCAAGCCTCCACTAGAGTCCCCTGTTGTGTGTTAACCTGCCCTGTGGATTCCTGAGACCTGGGACTGCACAGGACCAAGGAGGCATTAGTTCCTTTCTCTTAAAGTTGtatcctctctcccttttcttgaCTACCTCATCCCCAAATCACTTTTTCTGCAGTGAGAATGTCACTGGGGAACCTCCCCTGCCCCTGAAGGCCTTGACTTTCAAGCCAACAACCAGTGCATCTCATGGGCTTTCAGGACATTTTTGAGGACAAAATTTTCACCTTTGAACCTTGGGGAAAACCTAAAAATGTTACTTCTCAAGAAGGCATAGGAATATACTCAAATGACCTGAGAGAATTCCACTCAGcaagaattaaaaagaagaggGACTTACACTTTTCCGGTATTCCCTCTGTTCTGGCACATCACCATTTCTCTTAAAAAGCAAgcatttttttattaaacatgaaTGATATGAGGAGGCACTAATGAGGGAAGTGGCTTGGCCTGAAGGGATTTGAATTTGAAGCTTGATAGATATGGCTTTTGACAATACTGGAATTAGCTTGTTATTCCCCTAAGAGGCTGACATCCCAGCTAGGTAGCTCCATTGCAGGAATAAAGGAACAGTCATGCCCTTCGGgtatcagcttttaaaaaaagggaatattTAGCAGCATTGAAAGGAATGTTACTCtaataacattattattagtGTTGTTCTAATCCCTTAACaagcttaaaataaataaataaataaacagcaccAGTGACAGAAAATTTGTTCCTCAACTTCTTAACATTGTAGCTGATCATCTGTTCAGAAGGGAAGGAATCGAGGCTCTCAGGATGGATAGACATCCTCACAAACTATCAaagacagcggtccccaaccccCTTAGTGGTCCGTGgtctgttaggaaccgggctgcccattaggaggtgagcggcgggcgagtgagcgaagcgtCGTCTGCTGTTCCCCATGGCTCGCATTAACGCCAGGACTattcccccaccccgccctcgtcagaggaaaaactgtcttccacgaaaccggtccctggtgccaaaaaggttggggaccgctgatcaACGACACCCATGTAACCCCTTCATGAGCACAAAGTTTCACTCACAGTTAAGTTTGTGACTGAACTGCTTattccctgaaaatatttttttcccttctggttTGATGTTCTCCCAGGCTTCTTACGATGAggaaccatttttaatttttttatttttctactttgccAAGGTGAATTATGGAATCAGGCAACTGGAAGATTAATATAGGGGCACTGCATCATTTACCACCAAATGATCATATCATTTCCCCCATAACAAAAAAGGATGAAGCCTAATTATGGAATGACCCAAAGAGATTTCTTCCTACTTTTTGCCATTAAGAAGCAATGctctctaatttattttatagaggAAGGTAAATGTAAAAGTCTATGTTAATTCAAAGTTAAggtataaaataatgaattttaagcCAGGAAATGAAGCTCCTAGAGGTTTAAAAGCCTCACATGACATATCTGCTATAGTAAGGATTAGAGCTTAAACCTACATTTTCTTTGCAACTGTATATATTTGGAAGTTGGCTAATTATTCAGTGACTTCCTGAAATCTTGAAAGACTGTCAAATAATAGAGCAGAATACAAACAAGACCATCTTCCTTGATGATCTCTAAGAGTTCTCAGTTATCTCTGTGCCCCTGATGACTTACAATCAGGGCTAATGGCACACTCCAGTGTCAGCTAGCTTTAAATGACCTCTAGAGAGTCCTTCAAGTTCTGTCTCTAATATTGAATTTTATAGGCTATTAATGCCTTTTCAATTATATCATTAGCTATTTCCCTGCATAGCCGTAGCTCTTGTAAGAGATCAGATACAGAATGCTGATAAGAAATCAGTTTCTGTTCTTTATTAAACAATAAGATTTAATCACTGAGGAACTTCACATATAGAGAGAACAAACATCAAGGGCTTACTCTAAGTCAGAGCCCTGCAGTGTCTCTACAGTAATGTCATATGATTACTAGATAGTTTCCCCTGTTTCCCTTTCTAGAACTGTCCAAAAAGGATAGACCTGGTTTTGTAAAGAATCAGCATCTCCAAAATCAAGCTGGTTTCCTTCCCCCAACACAAACCTGCAGCAGATTTCACCCCGTCTCCCATGCAAGAAATGTCAAGGTTTTTCTTGACTTCCTCGCACAGTCAGTTGCTTCCTGAGGCCTGATATATTCTACCTCTTAAAGTTCTCTCAACCATCCCTTCCCCTCTATTTAGGGTGACCATATGTCCCCGTTGTCCAAGGCAATCTTGATTTATGCCTATTGTCCAGTGCAATTATGAACAGTGCCCCCTTTTACTCACAAATGTATCCAGGAAGGGCCAGAAATGATACAGTCCATTCCCTCCAGCCCCATGGCCACGACTTACTCCAAACTTTCATTGATTCTTGCCTGGATGGTAGTCGTAGTTGACAGTAGTGGGTGGTAGTAGCTGCCCAACTGATCTTCCCTTTCATCCATCTACCTTTCAAACTTTTTAATTGAGTGCTAATTCTGAACCACACACAGTGTTGGCACCAGATTGGGTTTCCCTGTAAGGCTGTGCAGTTTGCACACTGTGCAAGGGTGCCCAGCCCAGGGAGCAAGTGAGGCCAAAGTTCagccctccctccacctgccaAGCCATGCACCTCGGTGGGGTGCAGGTCCTCTTCTCAGGAGCAAGAGGTTCCTTTTTCTTGGCACAAAGGCGCCAGCTGCTTGTCAAGTCTTGTACCCTCAGTGCCGCTCCTGCCTACAGtgctttttttctaattcatatgAAGGCACCGCATAGGCTTCAGGTCACCTCTGCACTGTGAAACTCATTACATCTTCAAGTCCATTTCCATCTGAATGCATTTCTCTCCTCTGTATTGACCTTCCTACATTGCAAACCTGATCTTGCCTCTCCCCTGCATCCTTCAACAGCTCACTGTCATCTGTAAGTTCCAGTCCAAAGTCCTGGGCATGATCTGCAAAGCCCTTGGTCATCTGACATCTGCTCTCTCTCCAGACTCATTTCCCCCCATTTCTCCCCATACACACCTTGCTTCAGCTGTGCTGGACTTTTTCCGGTTGCTGGAATGTGCCAAAATGGTTTCCACtggcttcattcctttttacatgCTGTTCATCTAGGCTAGGACGGTCATCCACATCCCATCCCACCACCTGACAATCTACCTACTGGTGAtgatgaaggaggaaggagaggggaaaaaatgagatgaTGATAAAGATGATAGATAATTACTGTAACAGACTATTGAATAGAACAACTTTTCCCTTGCCTGAAAATGGCACTAGCATCCATAACCCAAAACTACAGGTGTTATGTGTCCCCACATTCTGAAAAAGAGCCACCAAGGACTGGAACAGAATGTTCCTCAAATTTTCCTAAATGGCCCTACCTCAATCAACCCCACCAGGCACACGAACCCCCTCTCTATATAAGGAGGTTGGGGATAAGAGCCTAGTGGAGGATGCATGGGGTTTCTCCTCCCCTTCCATGCCTGTCCCCCCCGCCAAAGAAGCCAAGTAAAGGGGGAGAAGCCAACATATTTGTGACGATTGCAATAAAGGGAGACAAACACTCCATTTTCCAGTTAGACATCTAACTGCTGGGAAGGATGGGCACAGAGGGACACAGCAGTGTAGGCTGCACGGCACCATGGGTTTCCTACAAACGCCACTGAAGTTTGCTGGCCAGAGAAGTCTTGAAGATGCCCCGCCAAGAAGGATGCTTGCCAGGTACTAGGACCCATCAGCGAAGGGTACTGGAGTGTACTATGGGTTTGGGCAGGAGAATTTTGAGCTGAAGTAGGATAGAAGAGAAGGAGCTGAAAGGAAATCTCTCATGTGTCATTGCCCTTCATCTAAAGACCTCCAGGAACATACCTGTAGTCAAATAAGTTGGGTTTATTACCCATCTTAGCAAGAGAGAATGGACTCCATATGGAACTGTTGGGGGTCTCAGTAAGAGGAAGTTATGAAATTATTATGGGCTTTGGGCTTTGGTTGAGTAATTTTGGGAAAGGTCTAAGGAAGCAGGAGCTTGCTCTAGATGGGGAGAATTCTGTGATTGAGTATCTCAATAAATCTTATCTATAAGAAAGGCAGACTTGAGCAATGTAAAGCTATAACTGGTAAAGCAGCAGTCTTATTTAGTGAAGGGAGGAGGGTTCTTGGTATTTTGTGGGTGGCACTTTGTGGGGAGGATCTTGCCCTTAtgactctcagaggaaaacaaccctgctggcaccttgatcttggacttccagcgtccagaactgtgagaaaataaatttctgttgtttaagccacacagtctgtggtattttgttatggtagccctagcaaactaatacagaccTATAATAAGTAAAGAGATTGAGTTAATAGCCAAACACTTCCCATGAAGAAAACCCCAgctccagatggcttcactgaattttactaaacatttaaagaagaattataccaattcttcacaaactcttccaaaaaaagcAGACGATAAGGAAACACTTCTAACTCATCCTATGAACCCACTATTACTCTGATAACAAAatcaaagacatcacaagaaaattacaatcccatatctcttatgaatatagatgcaaaaatcctcagcaaaatattagcaaatcacatccagaaacatatttaaaaggattatacatcactATATAACAAGTGGGATTTAATCCAGGAATGCTAgcttggtttaacattcaaaaatcaataaaataaaatacaactttattgatcatttcagtagatgcaaaaaagacatttgacaaaatgcaataCCTGTTCATGATAAAAGCACTCAACAAACTGGAAATAGAAAGCAATTTCCTCAGTGTAATAAGaccatctatgaaaaacccacagctaacatcttaatggtgaaagactgaaagctttccctctaaggtCAGTAATAAGGCAAGGAagctcactctcaccactctgtTCCACATTATACCAGAGGTTCTaaccagggcaattaggcaagaaaaagaaatataggtcACCTAGCTTaaacaggaagaagtaaaatgttctctgtttgcagataacatatCCTGTCTCCACATCTAGGCTCTTCGTCTCACCAGAACTGAAGCTGAATGGGTGACAATATCTTCTTTCTTGGAAGGCAGGGGTTGTCAAGTTTCTTTGTAAAGGCCccattttcctgccttttctccttcttgTGAATAACCACATCTCTTCTTATTTTCAAGTCCTCCAGATTGGTGTCATCACACAAAGCCCAGGCACCCCCTTCAGTGATTAAAAACCCTACTTGCTCTTCTGCTTGCTGGGCAATAAGGGTCTCCCCACGCCGCCAAAGGGATTCTACTGTGCCTCATATTTGCCTTCTTACTGCTGGCTCCAATGCAGGGTTTGAAAAACACTGTGGTGTACAGCCCTTAGTGGTGCAGTGCCTGCCCCCTACTCCCCCAACCCTCCCATACACAAAACTTTGCAGAGCCTGAGGGGGTTTCATCTGGCTACAGAGCCCACCCTGCCCAGAGCTGACTTGATAAGCATCTTTATTGGCTGTCTTCCCCTCCGGCTCACTCCCTACCGCCTCTGCCCCCCACAGTTGGTATGTCCTGACATGGCCTCTCAGGTAAACTACTTGCACTGGAATCCTTGTCTCAGGTTCTGGAGATCCTAAAACTACAACAGTTATAACAGGTCATGAAACCAACTTAGTGGACATTGACCAGCGAATTAATAAAATTGAGATAGAACAGGCAATATCAGAGTGCACTCTCTGCATTTGTTTCAGTTTGGGACTGTAGACTGGGTCATGTAAACTCTATTACTGAGGAACAAAGGCAAGAATACTTAGAAAAAGTCTCCTCCAAAgacttttcattgttttataaacAATTGTCATGCCAACacatgacctttaaaaaaaaaagtgccacttTTCTATAATATGCTAAGGAGAGGCCAAAGAATAGGTGCTAGGTTTTCTGGTTAGGACGGTGCTTGGTTTTTTATTCTCTGAGTTTTGTGactatttaattttcagaaaagtttACAGTGATTATCCCAGGAAGACCTTGGTGAGAGTGACATCTATACATTGCTGGTGGCATAGTGAACCACACACTTTGAGTTAGCAATCCTATAAATCCTTGGATTTGTGCTAAGAAAAAAGAACTCAGATGCGACGTGCAGAATGACACACACTGCAGTGttgtatatttaataaacatgGAAACAAAAGTCTGGGTAAGAGGGATTTGAAGAGCCCTTCTTCTTGGAAAAAAGCTTTGAAGTTGAGTTTGCAGAGCACTTTCCAGAAAGACTGAGGAGGAATTGTCAGTCGTTTACATCAAAAACCTCACGGAATGACTGGTGAAAACTGGGGTGCTTTAGGGGCCTCAGTGGCACCCCCAGCTCTGCTCGGTTCTCCGGAGAGGTTTGATGGAGGTCCAGCACCACATATTATAAACGGAAGACATGACCTGTTCTCGCATGGGTTCCAGTACTCACACTTAAAACTTGGCATATGGAAGCAGTTATGAGGTGCTGAGAACAGGAGTGGTTGGCAATGGTTTGTCCTTTTAGCTTGGCACCCACGACCACACCGGGCCTGTGGCCAACGGGGACACAAAATCCCCAAGCGGGGTTTGAAAAACTAATTGTTCTTAAAAGAGCTTCCCAAACCGCAGAGCAATCAACACTCAGGTCTCCCAGACTCACGGAGAATATAATGGATTACACATGGGGTCATCTCAAAGCTGTTGTTAATAAGTATGAATACCCGGATTGCGAGAGTCGAGGGACCAGAGGGGAGGGAACTGTCTTCACTGCGGGAGAGCCCCAAAGGACGGGGTGCAGCCCTCGGGAGCAGGGGGCTGAGCAGCCGCCGGCGGGGTGCGCTCAGAGCCAAAACCAAAAGCGAAGAGCCGTGAGACGGAGCGGCCCCGGGCCCAGCGGATGCCCCGCCAGCAGGGGCGCGCTCGAGCCCCGCggtcccgggaggggcggtgcgGGCGAGGCGGCCAAGCTCTCGCCGCCCGGGGGGTGTGGTTCCCGCGGCCCGGCCGGGCGGGGCGCCGGGTTTAAAGCGCTGGCCAGCGAGACGCGGCTCACTCgcgctcccgccgccgccgccaacGCTCCCCGCCATGGAGCGGCCGCCGCTGTCCGCCCTGCTCCTCGGCGCAGCCGGGCTGCTGCTCCtgctcctgcccctctcctcttcctcctcttcggACGCCTGCGGCCCCTGCGAGCCGGCCGCCTGCCCGCCCTTGCCCCCGCGGGGCTGCCAGCTGGGCGAGACCCGCGACGCGTGCGGCTGCTGCCCGGTGTGCGCCCGCGGCGAGGGCGAGCCGTGCGGGGGCAGCGGCGCCGGCAGGGGGCACTGCGCGCCGGGCATGGAGTGCGTGAAGAGCCGCAAGAGGCGGAAGGGTAAAGCCGGGGCAGCAGCCGGCGGCCCGGAGGTGAGCGGCGTGTGCGTGTGCAAGAGCCGCTACCCGGTGTGCGGCAGCGACGGCATCACCTACCCCAGCGGCTGCCAGCTGCGCGCCGCCAGCCTGAAGGCCGAGAGCCGCGGGGAGAAGGCCATCACCCAGGTCAGCAAGGGCACCTGCGAGCAAGGTGGGCATGTGCGCTTTCCCCTCCGACTCCGACACCGCCCCGCCGGGCGGGGAGAACCAGGCGCCCCCTTGCGGGGCAGAGCCGACAGGGCGTCCGCGGCCGGAGCACCTGGCTGGTTCCCGCGGCTACTCCCGTGGGCATCCGGGCTGACTCGGGGAGGGGGGTGTTGGCAGCGGCGGGATGCCGGGAGGGATGGGCGAcgcctccctttctctttttttggtggttttgAGAGTTTGGTGCGTGCGCCAAGAAAGCGAGGACTTGCAGGGCGAGTGTATGTATAGAAAAGATTTCCAGATACCACAGATTCTCCCGTCCCCAAAGCTCACCCAGCTCATGCTAACAGCCGGCAAGTCGATTCGCAAAAGCTGCCCCCACTCTTTTGGGAACCCCAAAATGTCAtgttctcttcattctttcttggTTTGAGTGTATAGAGATGAAGTCAAGAGATAGGAGAAAGGCGTTTGACGATGAAATACAGTATAAGGACTTTCAGAGAGAAGTTGTTTGTCCCATGTTTGATTGGCTAGAttgcaagaattttaaaaattggatttcaTGGTTTCttaatattaaggaaaataattcacTTACTGGAAGTTACAGATTCTCAAACAGTAATCTAACTAGCTAATTATTTGTGGGCGAAAAATTACAAACTCTTTGAAGGATGTTTTTATGATGTCGTTTATGTTGTTAACCTTAtgaccattttgtttttctttttccattcttgtgTAATTTGTCCCCAGGATGCACTGTTCAGCAGGAATGCCTTTGAGGTTATGTTTGATCGTTTATTTTATTCCAAACAAGTCCAAGCTTGCCataaatgaaaggggaaaatagaGTCTGGacttgcaaaaaagaaaaaaaaaaagagcttttaatTCTAATGTCTGCTTAGGCAGTAGTTTCAAGGGAAGGTTAGAAATCCAACCTTGGCAGTCCCTCTCCTGGTCCCAGCCAAGGtaggaaaaagggagagaagaggcagtTCTCCTGAAATAACagaagcagctgcttctttaacaCAGCTGAGACTTTCTCCAAGCTTTccaagtaattcttttttttttttttttagagtttttcccAGAAGTCCACATGGCTAATAGGTCATCTGCCACTGCTTTCAGAGTTCACTATTGAAAGCCTTAAATAGTGTAACCAACTTACTGTTAACTATTTATATCATCATCACCTTAAACTTAAATCACAATCCAAAATAATTACACACTTTCCCAACAGAAACAGCCCTTTGGGTCTAACTTATCAGTCATACCATGAAAAGAGAAATGGGCATAGCTTAAGAATTCATTCCAAATATTGACATTTTTCTTACACATTCCAAGGGGAATCTTCCCCCACAGTCTTTCCAAATCACTGGAACTTGCCTTATCAGAGCAGAAGGACAGCTTGGTGATGATTTAAGTATTATCGTCAATTCTAGCCTGTAGCTAGTTTTATCCATCTTCTCTCATGCTATTTGCATCTCTAAACCCTCACACAGtgcaattataaaatattgagactGATAGTCATATAGAACTAGTCATATAACCTCATTATCATGAAACCCAGATCCTCCGCATCTCTCCAGACTGCAAAACTCAGGAGGGTACAGACCtagtttttctttatgtttgggGAAAATGTTAAGAGAAATAGCATCTAAAACTGGAAACCTTGTCATAAATTAACATTTCTTCCCAACCTAAATTTAGAGATAAGGGGTCTAGTGCCTGGGACCATTTATAGAAGAATGCCAGGGAGAGCAGAAAAGAATGTGAGGTCCACCAAAGTACTTTTCCACATCAGAGATAAATGGGGCTAAAGCCAGATCTCCTAATATATTTCTCCTGACTCCTGGAAGTGTTTTAACAATTATAGAAGCAAACCCATCAGGGTGCCATTAACTTCTGTGCCATTTAGTATTGGGGCTTTGCGAAGAATAGGAAATGCATTTTCTAGGTTCTTCCAGCCTAGAAAGGGTTCTTCTTCTACCCTCAGAAGAAACTTAAGTTATGCTTCCTCAAGTATTGAGAGGGAGGGGGCATCATTCCTTCTGGTGATTGGTCTCATTTAAcctgcatttattgagcacctgtcaGGTGTCAGCACTGTGCTAAGATGCTGTACAGCTGAGGATGCACGAAACAGGTCTGGTCTTGTTGATTAACAAAGTATCCATGCAAGTTACAAACCTACCTCCCAGAGTGCTTGCCCTGGAGCCCTGGAGACACTTTGAATCTTTTCCCAGTCCCTTCTTTTCTGAGGTCACCACTTACCCACCTTCTGTGGAGAGACCTTGGTCTGCTTGTTTTCTGTGCCTCTGTGATAAGAGGCAAAGccatctttctaaaaaaaaatctatctaaaaGGTAGTGACGTAATAATCTCAAATCTAAAACTGTTATCATTAATTTAGTGCCATTAGATCTTATTGAGGTCCCTGAAGTCATGCGAAACTGGAAGAGGAGATTTGGAAATTCAGTTTAATAAAAAGTGAATAGAGACACCACAATGTGTAATAAAATCTCACAGAAGAGGACATGGTGCTCCTTTATTCCGGTTCTTGGTTACTCCTTTTGTTCATGGTCCGTTATATCTGAGCTCCTTGGCAATCCCTTGTTCCCTTTGGGTCCCatcccctcttcttcctcagaattaatttttatttgtggaaTCAGAATTCATTCTTAAGGGTCTTCCTTGCTAGTACCTTTAGTAGCAAGTTAAAACTACCTAGCACTTCACAGTACCTCTTATTTTGGCCTCTTCTGTCCAACCCCCTTTGTGGTCTGGCCACCATAATTGTTTGCTCTTTGCTGTTGTTTATAATCACACCCTCACTTATCTTTCCACCCTTTGAACTCTTAGCCTTCAAGGATCAGCTGGTGTCACTTTCTTTGTGAATCCCCTtgtctttcccctccccaccccccgtaATGATGTCCTTGTCCTTTTGCAGCTCTGTGTAGgcttccagacttttttttttatgttctgattctgtttatacattttgtggggagtggagggtgttactttttaaaattttttattggggtaacCTTGGTTTATAACATTAGATAAGTTTCACGCATACAATGTTATGTTTCTGCTTCTGTATACCCGGCAGGGTGCTCACCACCCAAAATTtcgtttccatctgtcaccatacagttgaccccctttacccattttgcca contains the following coding sequences:
- the IGFBP7 gene encoding insulin-like growth factor-binding protein 7 encodes the protein MERPPLSALLLGAAGLLLLLLPLSSSSSSDACGPCEPAACPPLPPRGCQLGETRDACGCCPVCARGEGEPCGGSGAGRGHCAPGMECVKSRKRRKGKAGAAAGGPEVSGVCVCKSRYPVCGSDGITYPSGCQLRAASLKAESRGEKAITQVSKGTCEQGPSIVTPPKDIWNVTGAQVYLSCEVIGIPTPVLIWNKVKRGHYGVQRTELLPGDRDNLAIQTRGGPEKHEVTGWVLVSPLSKEDAGEYECHASNSQGQASASAKITVVDALHEIPVKKGEGAEL